The Humulus lupulus chromosome 4, drHumLupu1.1, whole genome shotgun sequence genome has a window encoding:
- the LOC133832789 gene encoding proline-rich receptor-like protein kinase PERK10: MTDAEKSVKNLVTETNLRLVGLWAPQPDTRGPSAGSACTKEEPKQQPPVSPPRRRPTWVTIGEPAGTPQAERPSAPLGKGKKKAIELVDLSDDSSDDNDMDSANAFDLYSAPEAAAVPPSKKKTSKRHQGESSKAPQAKKARNTGPSEDMPSATTTPPSPHEQQTPSAMAGPTPPPAALTDQPQQVDPT; the protein is encoded by the exons atgactgatgctgaaaagagtgtcaagaatctggtTACAGAGACTAACCTTAGGTTAgttggcctctgggcccctcaacCGGACACGAGGGGGCCCTCAGCAGGGAGTGCCTGCACCAAGGAGGAAcccaagcagcaacctccagtgtcACCTCCACGGAGGAGACCGACTTGGGTCACAATCGgggaacctgctggcactcctcaagcagagaggccctcggcccccttGGGGAAAGGGAAGAAGAAGGCCATCGAGCTTGTCGACCTCTCTGACGATTCGTCAGATGacaatg ACATGGACTCTGCTAATGCGTTCGACCTCTACAGCGCTCCAGAGGCTGCTGCAGTTCCCCCGAGCAAGAAGAAAACTAGCAAGAGGCATCAAGGGGAGAGCAGCAAAGCACCCCAGGCAAAGAAGGCTCGGAACACAGGCCCTTCGGAGGATATGCCCTCTGCCACCACGACTCCACCTTCTCCCcacgagcagcagactccatctGCTATGGCCGGGCCAACTCCTCCTCCTGCGGCACTGACCGACCAACCTCAGCAGGTTGACCCTACCTAA